The Panthera uncia isolate 11264 chromosome C1 unlocalized genomic scaffold, Puncia_PCG_1.0 HiC_scaffold_3, whole genome shotgun sequence genomic sequence GAGTGGTGTAAGTAGATTAAatagacttcaaaagggaagggttTAGGGGGGAAAGAACAGTGGAATGATTACCTAGAAATAACAGGGTACATACAGCAGGGGTTAGCCGACTTTTCCTACAAAGGGTAAGATAGTAAACATTTTGGGCTTGCAGGCTCTATATGGTTTCTGTCACCACTACTGAGCTCTGCAGTACagtaaaagcagccatagattTGAGGAAAATATTTACGGCAAAGGTTCTTCAGTAACCATAAAAAGGCTGTGTACATGACGAAGTACTTTCAGATTCATAAAACAAAAGTGTTCTACAGGTTTCCAAAGATCAGTTAACTCAGACTTCTTTTAAGGATCTGCTGTTTCAAAGGGAAAGGATGAGGATAACACCTGTGTACTTGTCTTCCTAATAAGCTACTTCACTAGGCAAGATCATATTTAATTACCTACTTCATGGCACTTAAAGTATTAGAAGATTAGCATAAGATACATTTCTTTCATATCTATGAGAGGAACTctcaacttgaaaataaattttatgatccACATCCTCTCAAATTTTTAAGTAgcgtttttaaaaaaacaatgaaaccttTAGTTTTCCCTAaatcaaaggaaaagatgaagacattcatgaatttcaaaaaatgaaaatgtctgtTCGATGACACTGTGTAGCTCAAAGATAATAGGTATCTATCCAGAATCAAGATATTCTATGAACGTACTGTGAAGTCTCTTTAAGTCAACTACATCgaatataaagataaaagcaaattcTCTTCTGAATTCATTTTCCTTAACCTGGGATAGATCAATAAACAGATATAAATGGACACATTCTTTGCCATTTCGTGGACATACTGCAGATTTaggaagcttttttttctttttagtttatttattttgaaagagagagagacagtgtacgCACACatgtgagagtggggaaggggcagagagagggtgagaaagaaaaactcaacctctgcattgccagcactgagcccaacgtagggctcgatcccacaaactgtgagatcatgacctgagccaaaaccaagaatcagatggttaaccgactgagccacccaggcaccccagggaagttttaaatataaactcGAAATCAGTAATCAATGTCTGTTTAAAAACAGCAGGTTTGCTTACTTAGGTTCTCTTGGTTAAATCTTCCAAGGATTAAGTGCTTTGACAAATTCTGCATTGTGTGTATCAGGAATTACAATACACTAACCACTAACCACATTAAGTCACTAAGATAAAGTCTAAAAGGACATAACCTAAGAGTTGAAAGTCCTAAAATTAACTAGATTTATCTCGTTTCTTCTTCCTTAGGCATTGCCATTCCAGTCCCTATTAAAGGCATAGAAACTGATGTGAATAACCCAAGCAACATCACCTGTGTGCTAACAAAGGACCGTTTTGGCAACTTCATGCTCTTTGGCTCACTGGCTTCCTTCTTTACACCTCTGGCAATCATGATTGTCACCTACTTTCTCACTATCCACGCTTTACAGAAGAAAGCTTACTTGGTCAAAAACAAGCCACCTCAACGCCTAACATGGCTGACTGTGTCTACAGTTTTCCAAAGGGATGAAACACCTTGCTCATCACCTGAAAAGGTGGCAATGCTGGATGGTACTCACAAGGACAAAACTCTGCCCAACTCAAAGAATGATCTGCTTATGCGAAGAATGTCCACAGTTGGAAAAAAGTCAGTGCAGACCATTTCCAATGAACAGAGAGCCTCCAAAGTTCTagggattgttttttttctctttttgcttatgTGGTGCCccttttttattacaaatataacTTTCGTTTTATGTGATTCCTGCAACGAGACTACTCTCCAAATGCTCCTGGAGATATTTGTGTGGATAGGCTATGTTTCCTCAGGGGTGAATCCTTTGGTCTACACCCTCTTCAACAAGACATTTCGGAATGCATTTGGCCGATACATCACCTGCAATTACCAGGCCACAAAATCAGTAAAAACTGTCAGAAAATGCTCCAGCAGTATCTACTTTCGAAACCCGATGGCAGAGAACTCTAAGTTTTTCATGAAACATGGAATGCGAAAAGGGATTAATCCTGCCATGTACCAAAGCCCAATGAGGCTCTGCAGTTCAACTATTCAGTCTTCATCAATCATTCTACTAGATACACTTCTCCTCACAGAAAATGAAGGTGACAAAACCGAAGAGCAAGTCAGTTACGTATAGAAGGAATGTCAGTTTTCATCTAATATAACGAGTATGGTGATGAAGCAGATATAAATGTGCCAAGAATCGTATAAAGAGGAACTTTATGCCATGTATCAAATCATCTCTTTATCGAgattatgtaattttctttatttggacAAAACTactccatgaaaaaaaatcattttgtacaGCTGCAAATGAAAATGACCTAGCACTCTGGCTAAATGTTAATGgcattcaaatgaaataaaataaaataaataattttaagcttaaaaataaataatgtcacTGTAAGAATTCGTTTAGTTCCTAATTGTATGCAAAGCTGTGCTAAGAGTGTCATTTTATTAAATGACGAAACACATTAACCCCCTCAAAGCCTTAAAAATATAAGGCATAACAGAACAACAGTGATAGGAAGAGAAGACTAAAACTGAATGCATAAAATGATCACATGTGGTGGTAAGCTAAGACTGTCATTTACAGTCTGACTTACTTAGATGTAGTCATGATTTTGCTTTGATCAGGAAACTTGTCTTGATGGAAGGGATAGGGACGATAGTGGTTGGATATCACACAAAATAACAGTATCTTAGAACTGGAGCTCTTTGTTAAATGACTGATACCAGGAATCTACTCAGCAGAGGTGGGGCTAACttagagaaggaggaggaagcaaaTGAAGTCAGTCCTGGGTACCTGAAGCTCAGTTTGTTCCTTAAAGAACATGTACAAACTGGAGCTGTGGGATCTCAATCCAGGAATCTAACCTTTAATGGCCACATAAAACTGCGATCATGGTTGCCCAAGCTCACCCAAAAAGTCTGCTGAACTTCTGGCACAACATTTTTTATTCACCCTTTCCTCATTTCATTTTGCACTGCAAGATCTGGGAATAAATCCAAACCATGTCACTTACTAGCTAACTGACTGAATTTATGAGAGGTActtaaatttctcagttttctcatctacattTCATACGGTTCTTAAGAGAATTAGTACATGTGCGCAGTCTGTACATGCTAGCCAATTCTATttacatttgatattttattgttaCACTATTCCCATAAATGGTAAAGAAATTTAGGCTGAGGGGGTCTGCAGTGAAGCCAGTCCATATCTTAGCTTTTCCTTTTCGTGTTGACCCATTCTTATGTCTCAACCTATTTATTACTACTGTATCGCTGTCCCTTTCCAGGTGATTAAGTTTAAGAAAATTACTTCAAGAAATGCGTTGGCTGTGGAGCTCAGCATAAGTGAACCACATACATATTCTCCACATGGTAGGATCCTTTCCTAGGACACAGTTAGAACATAGATCTTATGGGCTCTATGTCATCTgccagaaagaaaagatttcaaatTTAATCCCTAAATCTCAAAGCTTTAGGCATTTTTCCCTACCAGTCTAAGATTCTTCAGCAGCATTAAGGGTGGCCCATTTCAGATAGGCAAAATAATCTACGttcctaaaaaaatatatatatatatatatattgttatctATTTTGGTTCTAGTCTCTAATATGATGGGTTTGACATACATTAAGATTTATATTCTTGCAAAGTCACATAAGATTAAGTTTTCTGGTGTCACTTTAAAAGTATCACAAACTGAATCTTATCTATGTAAAGGCATATATAATTGTTTCAGGAAATCTAAATATTAGAGATGGCACTCACACTGCCAAAGCTCTACCCCTAGACGAACTAGAGTAGATGGGCTACCTTCTCACATGCTCCATACTGCCTCCAAATTCATGTATGTACTTAAACAATCACACACTTACAAAATTAACTATATGACTAGTTAGCTTCaattcctggggaaaaaaatctttgctttatAGTTAGCTGAGAGATCTTTCTCTAGTTAATCATTCTAGTACTTCCAGAAGAttgtagaaaatgaaatacaactcCAATATAAACTATTtctgaaaaagtaaaacatagcACAAACTTTTACCATTTTGATATAAAACTGACACTtccatttcaaaatacttttaaaaaatctgtaattttaaagcaaatttcagaTGTTAACCACATTTATGGCAATAAAAAGACTATGAAAAAGAGTAGactgtctctaaaaataattttggaagaaaacttccattaaatttcatatttattcattactGGAGGGGGGGAAGGTATAGAAAAggttttaaaagacagaaataaaataaggaagttaTAGCATCAAGAACCTAAACACAAAGACAATGAGgcagaaacagaacagaatacagaCAATACGTATCAAAGTgataaaaaaatgtgaatggaGATATTGTAAAGATGATTCATGCACTTGGTAGTAACTAGCTGATTGCTGGGGTTCCTTCAAATTCTAAGGATCTATAACGGTGCAACATTTTTATATTCAAGGAAACATATCTTATGGTCTAAAGAAATATCTGCACCAAGATCTCCCTCATATCTTATAAGATCCATCCGTATCTGAAAGCAAATTAATGTATACATTGGAAAATATGCAGTTATTGTTATAACGTAAAGTTATAGCAAAGATGTCCAGGGGTCTCTAGGATTGTCTAGTTTTAAGAAGAATCTGTATCAGATCATTATAGCAACTTAATTTTAACAAGTATATAAAGACCAAtgcttcttttaacatttcttcactTTGCTTTCCAATGTCAAGTTAAAATAATTCAGATTATGCTCAGTTCCAACTGAGTTTCAGTCATTGTACCATAAAAAGAGTTATAATAAAATCTGCTTACTCGATAGATAACAAAGGGCCTAATAATCACCTATTTACTAAACAAAAATGTACTAGGTTCATTTCAACTTGGCAAGAATGTTTTCAACTCAACTctcaatatttatatacattataaacaaATAACCCACAAATATcaggagaaagaaacagtgaaAATATTATAACTGTCTGGACTACTTGAGGGTAAAAGAGATAACATACATAAGAACTTTTAGTTTCCCACGAAGACAATTTCACCTTAGTGGTTGAAGTACAAATACATGTTTACCCACATATTTTCAGTATTCATGTCCAGTAAgtacatttgaaaaagaagattaaaaaagtaagaagaaacaaattcttaaaatatggtTCAAGAAGGTGAAATGTCTGcggttattttaaaagtaaatctaaaagggaagaaatgataaaatggagcaatttctaagaaaataaatgatgatgCACCAGAAAACATTAACTATTCTTAAGAGAAGGGACAGAAACTTTCCAAATATTAAAGGTAACGaggaaatttgagaaaaaaaatgttccgtGAGAGTTGCTCAGGAAAATAGTACTCTGATAGAAAGGCATGATGTAGAAAGCACTGGTCTCTAACAAGACCTGTTTTGAATTTCAGTTCTACCATTTAGCTCTATGACAACGGGaaattttattaactattttagaattgaattttcttctcttctaaaaaaaatatttctaagtttctttcatctttaaagaTTCTCCCTCCAGGGAAATGACACTTATCTAAAATTTAGAGAATTTGGTTTCAACTGCAATTTCTTAGACAAGttgattacatttaattttcttcatctataaagtaaCTTTTAGACAAAATCATCTCTAAAgacttttccagtttcttctaCTTATAAAGAATCCtatcatgaaaataaaactgagaatgaTCCCTAAGAAATAACAAGCACATAGAACCACTCATTAGCTGGATCTATCGTAAGTAACTGAGATCTTAGCAAAGCCTAAAAGCAGCTCATGGGAGACATCTGCTGCTGAAACTGGGAGTTTAGCATGAGTGTGAACTACAGGAAATGCAAAGGCAGAAATGAATTTTGTTAGAGAGCAAAGTGCTGTCAGgttaaaaagggaagagaaacagttTTCATGAAGCTCAACTTCCTATGTGGCAGAATATACATACTAGACCACTGATGTAGAGaatatgaaatggaaaatcaCCAGGAAAAATTAACAGCtgacaacaaagaaacaaaacagagaccaTCATGAGTAGGATGGTTTACACAAACCAACAGTTATTAAAGGTACTCCTAGAAAAATATACTTTCCAAATCAAAATTACCTAGTTCTCTgataagaattaaaacaaaaacaaaaacaaaacaaaagaacctcTCCGGATGGCAATAATGACCCATGCCCAACCCTACACTGTGTCTAAATTCTAAAGCAAAACCAGTGAAAGTTTAGGGTCATAACTTGGCCAAAGATGACAGGCAGAAAAGAGAACTATTCAACCtctgttttgcttcctttttttttttttccccccctcaggATAATGAGTTTTAGACCAGCAAGATAAAAAGTAATGGAAAGAGTGATCAAAATGTAGACTGGGTGAAAAGACCTGCTGCCTTAAGTAAGTTCAACTCTTTAAGCTAAATGAATCACCTCCCTGAAACAGAACTTTGTGGTTGTAATTATGGAACCACTGCTGACaaatctgagaaaaaaagaaaatggcaaaggtACAAAAAGACTGTAAGTGGCTAAATATTCTGATGTtcaaaaaaagataagagaaatagGAATCAAGAAATAAAGCGTGTAGTCTACTgcagatcttttttaaaaatgtagaatagCTTAACGCACATAGGCTCTGTCATATCTTAGAAAAACAATCAATGAATATCTGACACTTGTATGGATTTACTAAAAGCAGTAATAACCAACTAATCACATATTCTACTTTGGAGGTGTTAGACAGTAGATCTGTGTAAATACTATGTCTTTGGATTTCAAGAAAGCTCTCTACTGTCTTTGTGAACAAGTTGAGCAAATAAGGGTTTGAGGACAACACAATGAAGGAGGTTAGTATGTGCTGAACAACCTTATTTAACAAAACTGGTGTAAGGAGAAACCTATTAGCATGTTGTATGGGTCTGTACTTTGCTGTTTTACTCAACATTTTTATCcacaataagaataaaatacttttggggcgcctgggtggctctgtcggttaagtgtccgacttcagctcaggtcacgatctcgcggtccgtgagttcgagccccgcgtcgggctctgggctgatggctcagagcctggagcctgcttccgattctgtgcctccctctctctgcccgccccccattcatgctctgtctctctctgtctcaaaaataaataaatgttaaaaaaaaaaaaaaaaaaagaataaaatactttacagcctttctggataacTTCCTGATAAATGGAATAAGTTCCTACCAAGATGTTATGAAGAAGATCCTATAACCAGTTCACGGTGGACGTTCAATATTTGTAAACTTATATTATGACCTTTACAACAAAGGTTCACTCCCAGGGACTTGGGGTAGAAAATCTACCCCAGATTTAAACGGACATGAATGAGACTCATCTGACTCATCTAACATATATCCTAGGAACTTTACTGTGTAATTTCATCAAAAATAAGTTGTTATAAGCAGTGTACAAATAGAGCTAAATGAAGCTCTTTTAATTTGCCTTTGTTAGATTTTAACATAAAGCATCTTAGCTAAAAGAAACAACGGTATGAGATTGGAGATAATAAGCAGACAGGAAGAACTACTGCAAGAAGTACTATTGCAACCACCACTATTACAGTTACCACCACTAACACGCTTAAATAACACGTAGtagtgccagacactgttctaagggCTTTAGATATTAACTCAGTCATTCATCTAAAGAcacatttcttggggcgcctgggtggcgcagtcggttaagcgtccgacttcagccaggtcacgatctcgcggtccgtgagttcgagccccgcgtcaggctctgggccgatggctcggagcctggagcctgtttccgattctgtgtctccctctctctctgcccctcccccgttcatgctctgtctctctctgtcccaaaaataaataaaaaataaataaataaaaaaaaaaataaagacacatttctTAAATAGGCACTCTTATTGTACCCGAAATCAGAGATTCAAAAAGGCTAAGTAACAAGCCCAAAGTCACTCAgcttgtaagtggcagagccaggattcaatcCTGGCAGACTGGTTTCAGAGTATGTCCTCTTCATCACAACTGTACTAAGCCAAGGCATCTCCAAATCTCAAGTCCAAAACAGTTTTCTTAACTCCGCAAATTTTTCAACCTTCTTTAAACAAAGTCCATTACCTTTTATTCTCATTAAAGAGCTTCAAGAACTCTACAAATCTGTGTAAGAGAAGCATCCAATTTGAATTACCAATGTTCATGGAAAGAGGAGTACTAAATATGTTATCtggatttaaaaaactaaacaaatacactgaatgttatgaaaaaacaaataataaagtcaTTTTACTATTTCTCAAATAGGTTCTTGGAATCTCAAGACACACTTGCTTCCTTTTTCAGATGAACAGTACTAATCTTATTGTTAAATGGTCTTCACTCTGAACCTAGACATATTTCTCAGACACTAGTTTCTGTTTagttactattaaaaaaaaaaaaaaaaaaaaaaaaaaaaaaaaaaaaaaggactataaaGAGAACCAGAAATTAGAAATTACCTGAAAAGAATGAACCCAAGTGATTCTACTGCTGCCCTCCTGACATCATCATTAACGTCACTTAcctaggaaaaattttaaaggattacaTTATACCATGCATTCCATTACTAGAATAAACTGATATGAGGCTCACATCATTCAAATGTAAATTAGACCTCAttaatttattactatttaattAGAATGTCCTCCTCACTTTAGAAAAACTCATCAGatatagttttcatttcaggGCTTTTAAGCTTGGTGAAGTTTAGGATTCAGGGCTACTTCTAAAGATTATTTCAGCCGCACTATATAGCTTTTGTGGTCTACACTGAAAATCTAACCATTTCttcaaagttattttcaaaaaagtatGTCCTAAATTCAagcaaaatacaaacatttaaaatttacaacATACCACATGTTGCACTgataaaagataaattaataataaatacagcGGGATGTGAGTATTTCTGGGAAGAAGATAATAATAGTTCTAAACCCTTTCTGCATGGGAAGATGACCTGAGGTTTACCTTCTCCTGGCACCAACATGGTAGAAACCTACTAAGGGAAGACATATGTACAATGTCCTCTGTGTTACCAGGCAACATTACTGTTCATAAACTCCATCTGGATTGGGAGGACTATGAGTGGGAAAAGCCTGTTGGAAAACACGGACACTGGCTTTCCTGTATAATGCATCTCTTGTAACAGACCATGTCACTTAGGGCTGCCTGGAAGCTAACTTCACAGGTTgtaaaaaagaagtgatttttacTGTTCATTAGATTTCCCTATCCTAGGGTGGCTGCACATACTCATGTGGTCTTGTTCCTTACAAATGAGGATGCCCCTTGGAGTAGGTTTTCAGAAGTTGCCCCTGAATGATTTTAAGGACTTCTATTCATATCGACTTACTGTTATCCTGTACTACAACCTTCTGAAAAGCTAAGTGAACCTGGTGCTTAGGTTACAGCTGATTGTGTCAAGCGAATGAGAATCTGTACCTGAGATCACTGGTGGTGATCATGTAGTGTGGGTGCTGCAATAACCTAGACATTTAGTGTCCATCTGCAaactttcctttccccctccagCCAAGAAAGAGTACTTACAGCAACATGTAGCAGGCGCCGGATAGCTTTGTTGTTACCCGAGCCACAATAAGCCATGGCTACAGTGTACATTCCAGATCGTCGAAGAATTGGGTCCTAAGAAGAATAATGTACATCAATAGACAAGTTAGCATTTCAAATAGTAACTGACATCCACCAGGAGAGTTGGTTTTAGGTAGGAAACGATGGAAACAATAAACTTAAGGAGAACTATTTTGTGGTTGGTAATTTGCTAAAACGAATGTGGAAATAAAAGACTCTAATACAGGAGGAGTTAACTTCTAATTCCCAACATTCTGTGCAACATGCCTGTACTGCCTCACACTTACTAGGAAGTATAAACTCAAGTCCAATACCAACACTATCCTCTGACACTCAACTTCCATTATTAAACGAATAAGAAAGAAGCTCGCTTCTAATTCCACATTGTAACCTCCTTTTACCTTGTTTAATTCTTGGGCACTGATGAGCACTGAATGGAAGAGATATGGAGTCTGAGAGCTGAGCAAAATAATCAGTAGCTTTATCATTTAATACAGTAGTAGTTCTTTTTATCAAGACTATAGAGGACAGCATTATTTACCACTGAGTACCCACCATATACAATACCActgtcaaaataaaacaatacaaaaggcaatgaaaaacacttatccaaataaataagcatgggGATTGGCACTGGTTTTTgatgaaaaaacaataaatttatatctcattaaatgattatgaaataattccaaaaatactatttctaaaagaaatcaaCTTGTAAATTTCTAAATACCTTTTCTGGATCTGCTTATCTGAAAATTACTGGTCTGAAATCTTGGTTAAATTTAAAATCCTCAAATTAGTCCTGTTCATCCCTTCTaatcagtgtttttctttcctacatTCTATTAGGCTTTATATACCTTGTTTGATCAACGAGTATAGTTACGCGTTCTGACAAGAACAGAGATAATTTCTAATGAAAAGTATTTCTGTAAATGCAGGTGATAACTAGGGCATGAGGGAGTACGGGGGAAAAGGATAAACAACGTATCGTCTTACCTTATCACGGCAGAGAGATTCAATGAGAGCATCAGCCTCTTCCATCCTCCCATACATCACTAATGCAATGCCAACTGCGAGACCACGCAGGATCTTCTCATGTTGAGTTTCCTGTGCATAGCCGACCATGTCCTCAATAGCCTGGGCATTTTTAGAGCCCAACATAACCAAACCTAGGGCCAGGCCAGCTGCTTCCCCTagtgagtaaaaaataaaacattaaaaaatatagggcgtctgggtggctcaattggttgaacgtctgactttggctcgggtcaaggtcttgaggtttgtgggttcaagacccacactgggctgtcagcgcggagctcacttcagatcctctgtccccttctctctctgcccctccccgactcatgctcgctctctctccctctcaaaaataaataaacattaaaaaataaaattacatacgTAAACTCAATAAAACCTATCCTATTGGAAGTGGCACTTATTATCATCAACTATCAAAACatctattaaatgaaaatgaaggcatTTTTTCAAGCCAGCTGATAGAAAGCACATCCATATATTTATagctattttccttttaaatcgtGACAGAATGTACCATCAATCCAACAGTGATTTCAAAAGAGACACAATGATGTTTTTCTATGTTATCACCAAGCAGTACAGATAGCTCTGTGATACAAATAGATCACTCTAATAAATTTGTTTGCAAAAatcaattatacacacacacaggatatatcatttttaaaaacttatacatCACAAAATCTAATTTTATGAGTTTGACAAATGGGGCAAAATCCACTCCCTATACAAGTAATCTATTAGATTTTTAAGAGGCTACAAAACagaagtagaggggcgcctgagtggctcagctggttaaatgttgggactcttgatttcagctcagatcatgatcttacagttcatgagatcaagctccacgtcagattcca encodes the following:
- the HTR2B gene encoding 5-hydroxytryptamine receptor 2B gives rise to the protein MTSLATDHADHCPELDQITQKQQMAFSYRISEQSTIPEHILRSSFDHLIFANWSGLQTESIPEEMKQIGEQQGNKPRWAALLILMVIIPTIGGNILVILAVSLEKKLQYATNYFLMSLAVADLLVGLFVMPTALLTIMFEAVWPLPLVLCPAWLFLDVLFSTASIMHLCAISVDRYIAIKKPIQANQYNSRATAFIKITVVWLISIGIAIPVPIKGIETDVNNPSNITCVLTKDRFGNFMLFGSLASFFTPLAIMIVTYFLTIHALQKKAYLVKNKPPQRLTWLTVSTVFQRDETPCSSPEKVAMLDGTHKDKTLPNSKNDLLMRRMSTVGKKSVQTISNEQRASKVLGIVFFLFLLMWCPFFITNITFVLCDSCNETTLQMLLEIFVWIGYVSSGVNPLVYTLFNKTFRNAFGRYITCNYQATKSVKTVRKCSSSIYFRNPMAENSKFFMKHGMRKGINPAMYQSPMRLCSSTIQSSSIILLDTLLLTENEGDKTEEQVSYV